In Streptomyces sp. NBC_01426, one genomic interval encodes:
- a CDS encoding cell division protein FtsK — MSDVHVADQSEDPERPGAEVFDITTKRPATNAAPTPAAPAVDPDDAEESPRLRPVDSPDLPSPGVTSYKRLPIIPTWLKSKPGFVSTTQRAASNAFYATVFHGIRTPWYTIQLGFLAPRGVARLVRDTNRWMWDAEAAPLRAYEVYKENTAEYLKLSRQRDNRVRLRALVTVAALIFGTGLALAMYVMAPGWLAVLASAAVLTAGFWGAPQDQPVIGPAVLKTEIQKLTGAIVLRALDNIGNAKLSAAIKKGGDMNGLRFTSEITRDGPGYRADLDLPWGVTPEDIMEARKPLASGLRRKVGCVWPSADPEEHEGRLVLWVGDKPMNETKKPAWPLLKSGTVDLFKPVVFGNDQRMGDVAVTLMFASVVVGSIPRMGKTFLMRLFLLIAALDPRAALYAFDFKGTGDFGALEPVCHRYRAGDEDEDILYVLESLRELRAELRRRAKVIKSLPRSRCPESKVTPDLANDKSLGLHPIVAGFDECQVPFEHDKYGAEIEEIATDLGKRGPALGMVTLFGTQRPDAKSLPTGISANAVLRFCLKVMGQPANDMVLGTSMYKAGYRATMFSRTDRGICWMAGEGDDPRIVASAFVDALGAEQVVARARRMREEYGNVTGHAIGQEPESGEAAFDLLADILKVVPADEEKVWNEKVAARLATLRPEVYSGWKAETVTTNLKPHGITAQDVWGSTASGKGTTRRGIARADITTAITQRDGKRSAN, encoded by the coding sequence GTGTCTGACGTCCACGTCGCTGACCAGAGCGAGGACCCGGAGCGCCCCGGCGCCGAGGTCTTCGACATCACCACCAAGCGCCCCGCCACCAACGCCGCCCCGACACCGGCCGCCCCGGCGGTCGACCCGGACGACGCTGAAGAGTCGCCGCGGCTGCGGCCGGTCGACTCGCCGGACCTGCCGTCGCCGGGGGTCACCTCCTACAAGCGACTGCCGATCATCCCGACCTGGCTGAAGTCGAAGCCGGGGTTCGTCTCCACAACCCAGCGGGCCGCGAGCAACGCGTTCTACGCGACCGTCTTCCACGGCATCCGCACCCCCTGGTACACGATCCAGCTCGGGTTTCTCGCCCCACGGGGCGTGGCCCGACTGGTCCGCGACACCAACCGGTGGATGTGGGACGCCGAGGCGGCCCCCCTGCGCGCCTACGAGGTCTACAAGGAGAACACCGCCGAGTACCTGAAGCTGTCGCGGCAGCGAGACAACCGGGTGCGACTGCGGGCGCTGGTCACCGTGGCCGCGCTCATCTTCGGCACCGGCCTCGCGCTGGCCATGTACGTCATGGCCCCCGGCTGGCTCGCGGTGCTGGCATCGGCCGCCGTCCTCACCGCCGGTTTCTGGGGAGCACCGCAGGATCAGCCGGTGATCGGGCCGGCCGTCCTCAAGACCGAGATCCAGAAGCTGACCGGGGCGATCGTGCTCCGGGCGCTGGACAACATCGGCAACGCGAAGCTGTCGGCCGCCATCAAGAAGGGCGGCGACATGAACGGCCTGCGGTTCACCTCGGAGATCACCCGGGACGGCCCCGGCTACCGCGCCGACCTCGACCTTCCTTGGGGCGTCACCCCGGAAGACATCATGGAGGCCCGGAAGCCGCTCGCCTCCGGACTGCGCCGCAAGGTCGGATGCGTGTGGCCGTCCGCCGACCCCGAAGAGCACGAAGGTCGGCTGGTGTTGTGGGTGGGCGACAAGCCCATGAACGAGACCAAGAAGCCGGCCTGGCCGCTGCTGAAGTCGGGCACCGTGGACCTGTTCAAGCCGGTCGTCTTCGGCAACGACCAGCGCATGGGCGACGTCGCCGTGACCTTGATGTTCGCCTCCGTGGTCGTCGGCTCCATCCCGCGCATGGGCAAGACGTTCCTGATGCGCCTGTTCCTGCTCATCGCTGCCCTGGACCCGCGCGCCGCGCTGTACGCGTTCGACTTCAAGGGCACCGGCGACTTCGGCGCGCTGGAGCCGGTATGCCACCGCTACCGGGCCGGGGATGAGGATGAGGACATCCTCTACGTCCTCGAATCGCTGCGGGAACTGCGGGCCGAACTGCGCCGCCGGGCGAAGGTCATCAAGTCCCTGCCCCGCTCGCGCTGCCCGGAGTCGAAGGTGACCCCGGACCTGGCCAACGACAAGTCCCTTGGGCTGCACCCGATCGTGGCGGGATTCGATGAGTGCCAGGTCCCCTTCGAGCACGACAAGTACGGCGCCGAGATCGAAGAGATCGCCACCGACCTGGGCAAACGCGGTCCCGCCCTCGGCATGGTGACCCTGTTCGGCACGCAGCGCCCCGACGCCAAGTCGCTGCCCACGGGCATTAGCGCGAACGCGGTGCTGCGGTTCTGCCTCAAGGTCATGGGCCAGCCGGCCAACGACATGGTGCTGGGCACCTCGATGTACAAGGCCGGGTACCGGGCGACGATGTTCTCCCGCACCGACCGCGGCATCTGCTGGATGGCCGGTGAAGGGGACGACCCGCGCATCGTCGCCTCCGCGTTCGTGGACGCGCTCGGAGCCGAACAGGTCGTCGCCCGGGCCCGCCGGATGCGCGAGGAGTACGGCAACGTCACCGGCCACGCCATCGGCCAGGAACCCGAGTCCGGCGAAGCCGCCTTCGACCTGCTCGCCGACATCCTCAAGGTCGTGCCGGCCGATGAGGAGAAGGTCTGGAACGAGAAGGTCGCCGCCCGCCTCGCCACCCTGCGCCCCGAGGTCTACAGCGGCTGGAAGGCCGAGACCGTCACCACCAACCTCAAGCCCCACGGCATCACCGCACAGGACGTCTGGGGCTCCACCGCCTCCGGCAAGGGCACCACCCGACGCGGCATCGCTCGCGCCGACATCACCACCGCCATTACCCAGCGTGATGGAAAGCGGTCCGCGAACTGA
- a CDS encoding class I SAM-dependent methyltransferase, with protein MTQPTPIRRSRLRVLDAYSCIGGAARGYQYLGWHVTGVDINPQPDYCGDVFHQGDAIEFIREHGHEFDFIHTSPPCQGEGAPTKGTNAARNARTGRRHPRLIAPTRAALDIVGRPYVIENVAGSEVRKDVRLCGEQFGLAVLMHRYFELGNWSTTQPAHPLHRGRVRGWRHGEYFDGPYVAAYGKGGGKASVAEIREAKGIDWSHDHLALREALPPAYTRWIGTAFLARSEEAAA; from the coding sequence ATGACGCAACCGACCCCGATCCGGCGATCCCGCCTCCGAGTGCTTGACGCCTACTCGTGCATCGGTGGTGCCGCCCGCGGCTACCAGTACCTGGGCTGGCACGTCACCGGCGTCGACATCAACCCGCAGCCCGACTACTGCGGCGACGTCTTCCACCAGGGCGACGCCATCGAGTTCATCCGCGAGCACGGCCACGAATTCGACTTCATCCACACCTCCCCGCCCTGCCAGGGGGAGGGGGCGCCGACCAAGGGAACGAACGCCGCGCGCAACGCACGCACCGGTCGCCGGCACCCCCGCCTCATCGCCCCGACCCGCGCCGCCCTGGACATCGTGGGACGGCCGTACGTGATCGAGAACGTGGCCGGCTCCGAGGTCCGCAAAGACGTGCGGCTGTGCGGCGAACAGTTCGGGCTGGCCGTGCTGATGCACCGCTACTTCGAACTCGGCAACTGGTCGACCACGCAACCGGCGCACCCCCTCCACCGGGGCAGGGTGCGCGGCTGGCGGCACGGCGAGTACTTCGACGGCCCCTACGTCGCCGCCTACGGCAAGGGCGGTGGCAAGGCCAGCGTCGCCGAGATCCGGGAAGCCAAGGGCATCGACTGGTCTCACGACCACCTCGCGCTGCGCGAGGCTCTCCCGCCCGCCTACACCCGCTGGATCGGGACCGCGTTCCTGGCCCGCAGCGAGGAGGCAGCGGCATGA